Proteins co-encoded in one Xanthomonas campestris pv. badrii genomic window:
- a CDS encoding YadA-like family protein has translation MAGVVVAATAQAASSTHCQLVDGQQRCDDDADTASAGIATAARSDGATAQSSATPAADAELPPFADGQDALALGNASNALGEGTIALGGGSLAAERHATAIGYNATAAGESAVALGGLATVFDYDEFGIIVGQRELAAQAVGVGATAIGGGAVAATPFASAIGSGASADGVQSTALGYRAQTFDDGATAVGGLSTASGFLSTAGGYLSRASANTATAFGYRARSDGASSVAIGDTALATGAQSVVIGGVSDFGSITAATGRGGIAFGAGAQSQSDYAIAIGYNSNVFPNRPGNTDSIAIGRSAGTFAPGTVSLGGFALTMGDGGISIGQGSTTYAENSVALGARTRTSLFNGNNTAIGADAQTNGVDAVAIGYGARVGDLIDDAWNRSASSAVALGAFSYANRSNTVSVGNAQTGLTRQITNVAAGTEASDAVNVAQLDSVRAVAARLDSHLALAKSDTDEPAAFAEGGNAIALGSASNALGQGASALGSGSAALGRDAVALGRNASASDASALAVGGVATVPLFDASGFIIGQQEQATTAQGVGAVALGGGARAMQVFATAVGTGATALGTQSTALGFAAQALDDTNVALGSFSIARGAGSSAFGFNAASAGRLATAVGFNAAGFGESSVAVGSSAASSGERSITVGGFSLISNTLRSAGASGVGAIAIGAGARSDADHAIALGYNANVFANDNNVDAVAIGHSAASFGPRTVSLGAASSAQATEAIAIGYDARAASDRSIAIGSGADTSILYGDTIALGTNARADAPDAIAIGRDASVGVFVGDIGSAAMAVGVQARALGNNSLALGYNAFTRESGRNAVAVGANAGASGADSVALGAGARTGEANVVSVGNGNGRGGPATRRIVNVGAGAIAAGSTDALNGGQLFQSLSNAASFLGGGAAIGAQGVFVAPTYVIQGSSYSNVGAALTALDSKVSELDARSGTAAAASRASAARVATARTAAGAPSADASTVVGANAVDEANDDGLQSIASATDATAGSMASSTATATGLAASAAVQGTPTAAVVGSITPAATSTTVGTAAVANHVTGTAIGGSAYAHGPNDTAIGSNARVNADGSTAVGANTQIAAVATNAVAMGEGAQVSAASGTAIGQGARATAQGAVALGQGSVADRANTVSVGSVGGERQVANVAAGVRATDAVNKGQLDSGVAAANSYTDSRYSAMADSFESYQGDIEDRLRRQNRRLDRQGAMSSAMLNMSASVAGIASPNRIGAGVGFQNGESALSVGYQRAISPRATLTVGGALSGDDSSIGVGAGFGW, from the coding sequence ATGGCTGGCGTTGTCGTCGCGGCGACTGCGCAAGCGGCATCGAGCACGCATTGCCAGCTGGTCGATGGTCAGCAACGTTGCGACGACGATGCAGACACTGCCAGCGCTGGCATCGCTACCGCTGCGCGGTCGGACGGTGCCACGGCACAGAGCAGCGCAACACCTGCCGCCGATGCCGAGCTGCCGCCCTTTGCGGATGGGCAGGATGCGCTGGCATTGGGTAATGCAAGCAATGCCTTGGGCGAGGGCACCATCGCACTGGGCGGCGGAAGCCTGGCGGCGGAGCGCCACGCAACGGCGATCGGCTACAACGCAACCGCAGCCGGGGAATCGGCAGTCGCGCTCGGCGGGCTTGCTACCGTTTTCGACTACGACGAGTTCGGCATCATCGTTGGTCAGCGCGAACTGGCCGCACAGGCCGTAGGCGTCGGTGCAACCGCGATCGGAGGTGGCGCGGTTGCAGCAACGCCGTTCGCCAGCGCGATCGGTAGTGGCGCCAGTGCCGACGGCGTGCAGAGCACGGCGCTGGGCTACCGCGCGCAAACCTTCGACGACGGCGCCACCGCGGTGGGCGGCTTGTCCACGGCCAGCGGCTTTCTGTCCACCGCTGGCGGCTATCTGTCGCGGGCCAGCGCCAACACCGCAACCGCCTTCGGTTACCGGGCGCGCAGCGATGGCGCCAGCAGCGTCGCCATCGGCGATACCGCGCTCGCCACCGGCGCTCAGAGCGTGGTGATCGGCGGCGTCAGCGATTTCGGCTCGATCACCGCGGCCACCGGGCGTGGTGGCATCGCCTTCGGTGCGGGCGCGCAAAGCCAGTCCGATTACGCCATTGCGATTGGCTACAACTCCAATGTGTTTCCCAATCGGCCCGGTAACACCGATTCGATCGCCATCGGACGTTCGGCAGGCACCTTCGCGCCGGGCACGGTGTCGCTGGGTGGCTTTGCGTTGACCATGGGCGATGGCGGCATCTCCATTGGGCAGGGCAGCACCACCTATGCCGAAAACAGCGTGGCGCTCGGCGCCCGCACCAGGACCTCGTTGTTCAACGGCAACAACACCGCGATCGGCGCCGATGCGCAGACCAACGGGGTCGATGCGGTAGCGATCGGCTACGGCGCGCGGGTGGGCGATCTCATCGACGATGCATGGAACCGTTCGGCCTCCAGCGCGGTGGCGCTGGGTGCGTTCTCGTATGCCAATCGCAGCAATACGGTATCGGTGGGCAACGCGCAGACCGGCTTGACCCGGCAGATCACCAACGTGGCGGCCGGGACCGAGGCATCGGATGCGGTGAATGTCGCGCAGCTGGACAGCGTGCGCGCGGTGGCTGCACGGCTGGATAGCCATTTGGCGTTGGCCAAGTCCGACACCGACGAGCCGGCTGCATTTGCAGAAGGCGGCAACGCCATCGCGCTCGGCAGTGCCAGCAATGCGCTGGGCCAGGGAGCCAGCGCGCTGGGGTCGGGCAGTGCGGCGCTCGGACGCGACGCGGTGGCGCTTGGTCGCAATGCCAGCGCCTCCGATGCGTCGGCGCTGGCGGTGGGTGGGGTTGCCACGGTGCCGTTGTTCGACGCCTCCGGCTTCATCATCGGCCAACAGGAGCAGGCAACCACCGCACAGGGAGTCGGCGCGGTGGCCTTGGGCGGCGGCGCCAGGGCCATGCAGGTATTTGCCACCGCCGTGGGGACCGGTGCCACGGCCCTGGGTACTCAGTCGACGGCGCTTGGCTTCGCTGCGCAGGCGCTGGACGACACCAATGTCGCGTTGGGGAGTTTTTCGATCGCACGCGGCGCGGGCTCGTCGGCCTTCGGATTCAATGCCGCCTCTGCCGGCCGGCTGGCGACAGCGGTGGGCTTCAATGCCGCGGGCTTCGGCGAAAGCAGTGTGGCCGTCGGCAGCAGCGCCGCATCGTCCGGCGAGCGCAGTATCACCGTCGGCGGCTTCTCGCTCATCAGCAACACGCTCCGCAGCGCGGGTGCGTCGGGCGTCGGGGCGATTGCGATCGGGGCCGGGGCGCGGAGCGATGCCGACCACGCCATTGCGCTGGGCTACAACGCCAACGTGTTCGCCAACGACAACAACGTCGACGCGGTGGCCATCGGACATAGCGCCGCGTCATTCGGACCACGCACAGTTTCGCTGGGTGCCGCTTCATCGGCACAGGCGACCGAGGCGATCGCCATCGGTTACGACGCGCGTGCTGCGTCCGATCGCAGCATCGCCATTGGCAGCGGCGCCGATACCTCGATCCTCTATGGCGACACCATCGCCCTGGGCACCAATGCCAGGGCCGACGCACCCGATGCCATTGCGATCGGCCGCGATGCCAGCGTTGGCGTGTTCGTCGGCGACATCGGCAGTGCGGCAATGGCCGTGGGCGTGCAAGCGCGCGCGCTCGGCAACAACAGCCTGGCGCTGGGCTACAACGCCTTTACCCGGGAGAGCGGTCGCAATGCGGTGGCCGTCGGCGCCAACGCCGGCGCCAGCGGAGCCGATTCTGTCGCGCTCGGTGCAGGTGCGCGCACTGGTGAGGCCAATGTCGTGTCGGTAGGCAATGGCAACGGCCGTGGCGGCCCGGCCACGCGCCGCATCGTCAATGTCGGTGCCGGTGCGATTGCGGCCGGCAGCACCGATGCGCTCAATGGCGGGCAACTGTTCCAGTCGCTGAGCAATGCCGCCAGCTTCCTCGGCGGTGGTGCGGCGATCGGCGCGCAGGGCGTGTTCGTGGCGCCGACCTATGTGATCCAGGGCAGCAGCTACAGCAATGTCGGTGCGGCATTGACGGCGTTGGACAGCAAGGTCAGCGAGCTGGATGCGCGCAGTGGAACCGCCGCGGCTGCGTCGCGTGCGTCTGCCGCACGGGTCGCAACAGCGCGGACGGCGGCCGGCGCACCGTCTGCGGACGCATCGACTGTCGTGGGCGCCAACGCCGTGGATGAGGCCAATGACGACGGTTTGCAGTCGATAGCGTCGGCAACTGACGCAACCGCTGGCAGCATGGCGTCCTCGACAGCGACTGCAACCGGGCTTGCCGCAAGTGCCGCAGTCCAGGGCACGCCGACCGCCGCCGTGGTCGGCAGCATCACCCCGGCGGCAACGTCCACGACGGTCGGCACTGCTGCGGTGGCCAACCACGTCACCGGTACTGCAATTGGCGGCAGCGCCTATGCGCACGGCCCCAACGACACCGCGATCGGCAGCAACGCACGCGTCAATGCCGATGGCAGCACCGCCGTTGGCGCCAACACGCAGATCGCGGCAGTGGCCACCAACGCGGTGGCCATGGGCGAAGGCGCGCAGGTCAGCGCGGCCTCGGGCACCGCGATCGGCCAGGGCGCGCGTGCTACCGCGCAAGGTGCGGTGGCACTGGGCCAGGGCTCGGTTGCCGACCGCGCCAATACGGTGTCGGTGGGCAGCGTGGGTGGCGAGCGTCAGGTGGCCAATGTGGCGGCCGGTGTGCGTGCGACCGATGCGGTCAACAAGGGCCAGCTGGACAGCGGCGTGGCCGCGGCCAACAGCTACACCGACAGCCGCTACAGCGCGATGGCCGACAGCTTCGAAAGCTACCAAGGCGATATCGAAGACCGTCTGCGTCGGCAGAACCGTCGCCTGGACCGCCAGGGTGCGATGAGCTCGGCGATGTTGAACATGTCCGCCAGCGTGGCGGGTATCGCCTCGCCGAACCGCATCGGTGCCGGTGTCGGTTTCCAGAATGGCGAATCGGCGTTGTCGGTGGGCTACCAGCGTGCGATCAGCCCGCGCGCCACCTTGACGGTGGGCGGTGCGCTCAGCGGCGACGACAGCTCGATCGGCGTGGGTGCCGGCTTCGGCTGGTAA